The genomic DNA AGCGATCGGAAAGGACGAAAGGACCAAAAGGACATAAAGGACCAAAAGGACGGAGAGGACCGAAAGGACGGAGATGAGGAAGTCAGGGGCGACCAGAATCAGGGGGGGCTCTGTGGTGAGGGGGCAGCGGGAACAAGAGCAGCGGGAACCAGAGGGGGAGCGGGAAAAGGGGGGCAGCGGGGGAGGGCCGGAAATTCCGGGAATCAGCCCTTCGATGCAGGGGAAACCCGAGTTCGTCCGTGAGCGGCAGCGGCCCCTCGGGCGCATCTGCCCCGCTGCACGCCGCGAAACCGAGCGTTCCTCGCCGCCCCTCCGCGAAACCTCCACGGTCCCAGCTACCGCAGCTCGACGAGGGTGATCTCCGGCGGGCAGTTGACGCGGAAGGGGAACCAGCTCCCCAGGCCGCTGTTGACGTAGAGGTGGAGGCCCCGGCGGGTGTAGTGGCCCCGGGAGTAGGGGAAGAAGGGGTCGATGAGGCTGCCGGCGTTGATGCCGCGCCGGAAGACGATCTGCCCCCCGTGGGTGTGCCCCGAGAGGACCAGGTCGATCCCCAGGCCCCCGGCGGCGTCGAAGACCCGGGGGTTGTGGGCCAGGAGCACCGAGAAGCGCCCGCGGCGCTCGCCCCGGTAGGTCTTCTGCAACAAGCCCGGGGTGGCAGAGTCCCGGTAGGCGTAGGCCAGACCGGCGATCTCCACCTCGACGCTCCGGACCGCCAGGGTTTCCCGCTGGTTCACCAGGAGCCGGATCCCCGCGTCCCGGGCCAGACGGCGGAACTCCGCGGGGTTGTCGATGTTGTCGTGGTTTCCCAGGCAGGCGTAGACGGGCGCCGTGGCGGCGAGGTCGCGAAAGAGCGGGACGGCCTCCCGGAAGAACGCGTTGTCCGAGTTGATGAGGTCCCCCGTCACGGCCACCAGGTCCGGCTGGAGCTTCTTCACCTCCCCCAGGTAGAAGCGCAGGGACTCTACGCCGAAGAACTGCCCCAGGTGGAGGTCGGTGATGTGGGCGATGCGCACGCGGGCGCCGTCGGGGGAGCGGCCGGTCTGAATCACCAGCGGCGTCACCGCCAGGTCGTGGCGGGTGACGAGGGCGTAGGTGGTGAAGAGCGCGGCGACCAGGGGCACGGCGGCCAGCCGGGACCACCCCGCCGGGCGGCGGGGCCCGGGGAGGGGGACCGGCGGGGCCGGGTCGGGAGGGTCGCCAGGGGGCCCCTTCGGCGGGGGCGTCGCGCGGGCGAGCCCCCGGAAGGCGCTCCGGAGGAGTTCGACCCCCTTGGCCGACACCCGGGCCACCCCGTAACAGACCAGGGCGAAATTCCACATCTGGAGGAAGATGGCAGGTCCTTCCGGGATGCTGCGCAAGGGGACGAAACCCCTGAAGCCGGCCACGACGATCATCAGGGGGGGGAGGACGGCCACCGCGGCCCAGACCGCCGCCGCCATCACCACCCGGCGGCCGGCCGGGCCCGACCACTGCACCCGGAGGGTGTCGCGGAGGTAGAGCACCCCGCACAGCGCCAGCATGGCGGCGATGCATCGAACCAGCACTTGTCCGGCGAGGTCCATGGAGGGTCGGTCCCGGTCCGGGGGGTCAGACGGCCTGGGACGGGTTCCGCCCTCTCAAGCGGAAGAGGGACTCGTCGTTGACGCCGATGGCGATCAGGACGAGGGCGCAGTCGGTGTTGTAGCGGTTCCGCTCCTCGTTCCAGTCCCGCACGTGCCAGGCGCACTTGGACTTTAAGCACTTGGCGTTGAGGATCGGGCAGATCTTGGCGACGCCGCCCGGCTCGTCCAGGTCCATCAGGATCTCGTCGCTCAGGATGTCGTCGGTCATGGTCTTCTTCTCCTTGCTCTTGCGATCGCGTCAGGGGAGGACGCGGATGCCGCCCGTCCGGGTGAACCGCCCCACGACGGCGGCCCACGGGTGCTCGGCGCGGAGCTCTGCCACGAAGGCCTCGGCGCGGTCCGCGTCCAGGGCGACCAGGAGCCCCCCGGAGGTCTGGGCGTCGAAGAGGGCGTTCAGCCGGGCCGCCTCGACGCCGTGCGCCGCGCGCACAGCGTCCTTCAGGTGGTCCTGGTTGGCGAAGCTGCCGCCGGGGAGCCGGCCGGCGGCGCAGAAGGGGAGCGCCTCGGGCAGGACGGGGACCGCCTCCGCGCGGACCTCGGCCCCGAGGCCGGAAGCGGACGCCATCTCCCACAGGTGCCCCAGCATCCCGAAGCCCGTGACGTCGGTGCAGGCGTGGGCGCCGTGGCGGGTCATGAGCCGCGACGCCTCGGCGTTCAGCTGCTCCATGACCTCCACGGCCGGCCCCAGTTCCGCCTCGCCGATGTCCCCCCGCTTGAAGGCGGTGGTCAGGACGCCGATCCCCAGCGGCTTGGTCAGGACCAGCACGTCGCCCTCCCGGGCCGTGCGGTTCGTCAGTAGGGCTTCCCGGGATACCGTCCCGATGACCGAGAGACCGTACTTGGGCTCCGGGTCGTCCACGGTGTGCCCCCCGGCGATGGCGACCCGCGCCTCCGCCGCCTTCTCCGCGCCCCCCGCGAGGATCTTCCCCAGGATCTCCGGGTCGAGGCCGCGGGGGAAGCAGACGATGTTCAGGGCCGACAGGGGCACCGCGCCCATGGCGTAGACGTCGGAGAGGGCGTTGGCGGCGGCGATGCGCCCGAAGGTCCGGGGGTCGTCCACCACCGGGGTGAAGAAGTCCAGGGTCTGGACCACGAGCAAGCCCGGGGCGATCTCGAAGACCGCCGCGTCGTCGGAGGTCTCGTACCCTACCAGCAACCGGGCATCGCGGTGTCCGCCGATGCCCTCCAGGAGCCGGCCCAGCTCCGCCGGGCCCATCTTGGACGCTCAACCCGCGCAGCGGACGAGCCCGGTCAGTCGCGTTCTCTCATCCATGTCGTCACCTCCCGCAGCTGCCCATTATCTTTTCCCCCGTACCCGGGCACAAGGGGAAAATGATATTTTGACTTGTCGGCAATGATGGAATTCCGTTATAATGAGTCAACCAGTCCCTCGCGTTCTCGGGAGCCGCGACACAACACGTTGAAGGGAAGGACGAAGGGACTTCGGTAGAGGACCTTCGCGGGCCGGTAGCGGGCAATGGAACGACATCGCAACCCACACGAAACGGACGAGACCACCCAGATCATCCTGACCAGCGACCTGGACGAGAAGCTCCGGGCGCTGGAGAAGATCCCGTCCCTGATCATCAT from Acidobacteriota bacterium includes the following:
- a CDS encoding metallophosphoesterase, producing MDLAGQVLVRCIAAMLALCGVLYLRDTLRVQWSGPAGRRVVMAAAVWAAVAVLPPLMIVVAGFRGFVPLRSIPEGPAIFLQMWNFALVCYGVARVSAKGVELLRSAFRGLARATPPPKGPPGDPPDPAPPVPLPGPRRPAGWSRLAAVPLVAALFTTYALVTRHDLAVTPLVIQTGRSPDGARVRIAHITDLHLGQFFGVESLRFYLGEVKKLQPDLVAVTGDLINSDNAFFREAVPLFRDLAATAPVYACLGNHDNIDNPAEFRRLARDAGIRLLVNQRETLAVRSVEVEIAGLAYAYRDSATPGLLQKTYRGERRGRFSVLLAHNPRVFDAAGGLGIDLVLSGHTHGGQIVFRRGINAGSLIDPFFPYSRGHYTRRGLHLYVNSGLGSWFPFRVNCPPEITLVELR
- the selD gene encoding selenide, water dikinase SelD, with protein sequence MGPAELGRLLEGIGGHRDARLLVGYETSDDAAVFEIAPGLLVVQTLDFFTPVVDDPRTFGRIAAANALSDVYAMGAVPLSALNIVCFPRGLDPEILGKILAGGAEKAAEARVAIAGGHTVDDPEPKYGLSVIGTVSREALLTNRTAREGDVLVLTKPLGIGVLTTAFKRGDIGEAELGPAVEVMEQLNAEASRLMTRHGAHACTDVTGFGMLGHLWEMASASGLGAEVRAEAVPVLPEALPFCAAGRLPGGSFANQDHLKDAVRAAHGVEAARLNALFDAQTSGGLLVALDADRAEAFVAELRAEHPWAAVVGRFTRTGGIRVLP